From the genome of Hathewaya histolytica, one region includes:
- a CDS encoding protein-glutamate methylesterase/protein-glutamine glutaminase has product MENIKVLVVDDSALMRKIISDMINEEVDMEVIDTAKNGEDLFKKLDKKPDVITLDVEMPVLNGIEALKRIKSSGNNIPVIMLSSVSKRGTELTMECLESGAFDFIAKPSGAISLDINKVKEDIVGKIRIAYLKIKKPNQRSISRNSINIDLQEKAMPRRSSRRKELNHKIDAVVIGASTGGPKALYKVITKLPKLGIPIFVVQHMPSGFTKAFSERLNSNSILKVVEADEGIIIDKDTVYIAKGGYHMEIGLDKKIHLNLDPTMWGVRPAADKLFLSASKVYRKKLLSVVLTGMGKDGAEGTVQVKSLGGFTISEDESTCTIYGMPKAAFETGKIDEVLPLNEIADRITEIVIKRGV; this is encoded by the coding sequence TTGGAAAATATTAAAGTATTAGTTGTTGATGATTCGGCCTTAATGAGAAAAATAATATCTGACATGATAAATGAAGAAGTAGATATGGAAGTTATAGATACAGCTAAAAATGGAGAAGATCTTTTTAAAAAGTTAGATAAGAAACCAGATGTTATAACCTTAGATGTAGAAATGCCTGTTTTAAATGGAATTGAAGCATTAAAGAGAATTAAGAGCAGTGGAAATAATATTCCTGTTATCATGTTAAGTAGTGTATCGAAAAGAGGAACAGAGCTTACAATGGAATGCCTTGAGTCGGGAGCTTTTGATTTTATAGCAAAGCCTTCAGGTGCAATTTCTTTAGACATAAATAAAGTAAAAGAGGATATTGTAGGTAAGATAAGGATAGCTTATCTTAAGATTAAAAAACCAAATCAAAGATCTATTTCTAGAAATAGTATAAATATAGATTTACAAGAAAAGGCTATGCCACGAAGGAGTTCCAGAAGGAAAGAATTAAATCATAAGATAGACGCTGTCGTTATAGGGGCGTCTACAGGAGGGCCAAAGGCACTATATAAAGTAATAACGAAATTACCCAAACTAGGTATTCCAATATTTGTAGTTCAGCATATGCCTAGTGGATTCACGAAAGCATTTTCAGAGAGGTTGAATAGTAACTCTATATTAAAAGTAGTAGAAGCTGATGAGGGCATTATAATTGATAAGGATACAGTTTATATAGCCAAGGGTGGATATCATATGGAAATTGGATTAGATAAAAAAATACATTTAAATCTAGATCCTACTATGTGGGGAGTTAGACCAGCAGCAGACAAGCTTTTTCTATCTGCTTCAAAGGTATATAGGAAGAAGCTTTTAAGTGTAGTTCTAACTGGTATGGGTAAAGATGGAGCAGAAGGAACTGTTCAAGTTAAAAGCTTGGGCGGATTTACCATTTCTGAAGATGAGAGTACTTGTACTATATATGGTATGCCTAAGGCTGCTTTTGAAACTGGTAAGATAGATGAGGTATTACCTCTTAACGAAATTGCAGATAGAATAACTGAGATAGTAATTAAGAGAGGAGTTTAG
- a CDS encoding CheR family methyltransferase gives MDLIYFEKWVRKEFNIDLSAYKSNQLHRRINSLMDRVNVSSVDEYIKLLKSDPSQKKKFLDFITINVTEFFRNPDIFKEFEELLRKYMLKENKAIKVWSAACSIGAEPYSIAMILKEMPYKFRHEILATDIDDTILLRGKKGVYTKDEVKGIKPDILSKYFINKEDKFIISDTLKSMVTFKKHDLILGAYEKEFDVIVCRNVVIYFNQEVKDRIYKKFSESLKSGGLLFVGATESIYNYREFGFEKASTFIYRKL, from the coding sequence ATGGATCTAATTTATTTTGAAAAGTGGGTTCGGAAAGAATTTAACATAGATTTATCAGCATATAAATCCAATCAGCTTCATAGAAGAATAAATAGTTTAATGGATAGAGTTAACGTTAGTTCAGTAGATGAGTATATTAAGCTTTTAAAATCAGATCCATCTCAGAAGAAAAAGTTCTTGGATTTCATAACGATTAATGTTACAGAGTTTTTTAGAAATCCAGACATATTTAAAGAGTTTGAGGAATTATTAAGAAAATATATGTTAAAGGAAAATAAAGCTATTAAGGTATGGAGTGCCGCATGTTCTATAGGAGCAGAGCCTTATTCAATAGCTATGATTTTAAAAGAAATGCCTTATAAATTTAGACATGAAATTTTAGCAACAGATATAGATGATACCATTTTATTAAGAGGAAAAAAAGGAGTATATACCAAAGATGAGGTAAAGGGTATTAAACCAGATATTTTAAGTAAGTATTTTATAAATAAAGAAGATAAGTTTATTATATCCGATACCTTAAAGTCTATGGTTACATTTAAAAAGCATGACTTAATATTAGGAGCTTATGAGAAAGAATTTGATGTTATAGTGTGTAGAAATGTAGTTATATACTTTAATCAGGAAGTAAAAGATAGGATATACAAAAAATTTAGTGAATCTTTAAAAAGTGGAGGTTTATTATTTGTAGGTGCTACTGAAAGTATATATAACTATAGAGAGTTTGGTTTTGAAAAAGCTTCTACCTTTATTTATAGAAAGTTATAG
- a CDS encoding chemotaxis protein CheA — MDTSQYLSMFLEECMDNLQVLNEALLELEQNPKDENKLNEIFRVAHTIKGMAATMGFSEMAELTHKMEDVLSKFRDGKLNVDAQVVTLLFKCLDTLELMVSNISEGIDDTIEIDVLINKLEGISENNNENSNNEKSIEIKDNSKSSIKNVENDECTIELNEYDISIVKQARNKGFNVYSIFINLSENTILKSARAFLIFKSLEEFGEIIKSTPSTDDIESEKFDFEINLVFITTQSSEEIYNILNGISEVKKIEVNEVSFNTKNKESIIKEKSIEKNLSQNSATKKKPNKDMQHKKSHQSVRVDLERLDKFLTMVSELVIHRTRIEQLASNHKLNDLNETIEQIGRTTSDLQELVMKIRMLPLEVVFNRFPRMIRDISMDLGKEIDFIVKGQETELDRTVIDEIGEPLIHLLRNAADHGIEEKETRIKNGKNPVGKIKLSAYPEGTKAIIKVEDDGGGIDVDRVRSKAEEKGINTEGMSENDIKNLIFHQGFSTNTEVTDISGRGVGMDVVKTKITALGGTVDVISEMGVGTSFIVSLPLTLQIIQALLVKVEKETLAISLGYIDRVINFKEDLIKRTNNKEVIIYNNSVIPLIRIDKKLNLQEIKSDKKYIVIVNVGEKTVGLLVDDLLGQQEIVIKPFGKTLKGVKEYIGATILGDGLVTLILDVSALI; from the coding sequence ATGGATACATCACAATATCTATCTATGTTCTTAGAAGAGTGTATGGACAATCTACAAGTTTTAAATGAAGCTCTTTTAGAACTGGAACAAAATCCAAAAGATGAAAATAAGTTAAATGAAATCTTCAGGGTAGCACATACAATTAAAGGCATGGCGGCTACTATGGGGTTTTCAGAAATGGCAGAACTTACTCATAAAATGGAAGATGTATTATCTAAATTTAGAGATGGGAAATTAAATGTAGATGCACAAGTTGTAACATTACTTTTTAAATGTTTGGATACCCTAGAACTTATGGTTAGTAATATATCTGAAGGTATAGATGATACTATTGAGATAGATGTCTTAATAAATAAATTAGAAGGAATATCAGAAAACAATAATGAAAATTCTAATAATGAAAAGTCTATAGAAATAAAAGATAATAGCAAAAGTTCAATTAAAAATGTAGAGAACGATGAGTGTACTATAGAATTGAATGAATATGATATAAGTATTGTAAAACAGGCTAGAAATAAAGGATTTAATGTGTATTCTATTTTTATTAATTTAAGTGAAAACACTATATTAAAATCTGCAAGAGCTTTCTTAATATTTAAATCTTTAGAGGAATTTGGAGAAATTATAAAGTCTACACCTAGTACAGACGATATTGAAAGTGAGAAGTTTGATTTTGAAATAAATCTTGTATTTATAACAACTCAAAGTTCTGAAGAAATATATAATATATTAAATGGAATATCTGAAGTTAAAAAAATAGAAGTAAATGAGGTTTCGTTTAATACTAAAAATAAAGAAAGTATTATAAAAGAAAAAAGTATTGAAAAAAATCTTTCCCAAAATAGTGCTACAAAAAAGAAACCTAATAAAGATATGCAACATAAAAAATCTCATCAGTCTGTTAGGGTAGATTTAGAGAGGTTGGATAAGTTTTTAACCATGGTTTCAGAACTTGTTATTCATAGAACAAGAATAGAACAGTTAGCAAGTAATCATAAGTTAAACGATCTAAATGAAACCATAGAACAAATTGGAAGAACAACATCGGATCTTCAGGAGTTAGTAATGAAAATAAGAATGCTTCCTTTAGAGGTAGTATTTAATAGGTTTCCTAGAATGATAAGAGATATTTCTATGGATTTAGGAAAAGAGATTGATTTTATAGTAAAAGGACAAGAAACTGAACTAGATAGAACCGTCATAGATGAAATAGGTGAGCCATTAATCCATCTACTAAGAAATGCTGCAGACCATGGTATTGAAGAGAAAGAAACTAGGATTAAAAATGGTAAAAATCCAGTAGGGAAAATTAAGCTATCTGCTTATCCTGAAGGAACAAAAGCTATTATAAAGGTTGAAGATGATGGTGGGGGAATAGATGTTGATAGAGTAAGATCAAAGGCTGAGGAAAAGGGAATTAACACTGAAGGTATGAGTGAAAATGATATTAAAAATCTGATTTTTCATCAGGGATTTAGTACTAATACAGAAGTTACAGATATATCTGGCAGGGGAGTTGGAATGGACGTAGTAAAAACTAAGATTACAGCTCTTGGTGGAACAGTAGATGTAATTTCAGAAATGGGTGTAGGTACAAGTTTTATTGTAAGTCTTCCACTTACCCTTCAAATAATACAAGCCCTATTGGTTAAGGTAGAAAAAGAAACTTTAGCTATTTCTTTAGGTTATATTGATAGAGTTATTAATTTTAAAGAAGATTTAATAAAGAGAACTAATAATAAAGAGGTAATAATTTATAATAATTCAGTAATTCCACTAATTAGAATTGATAAAAAACTAAATTTACAAGAAATTAAGTCCGATAAAAAATATATAGTTATTGTAAATGTAGGGGAAAAGACTGTAGGATTATTAGTTGATGATTTGTTAGGTCAGCAAGAAATAGTAATAAAACCTTTCGGAAAAACCCTTAAAGGTGTAAAAGAGTATATAGGAGCTACTATATTGGGAGATGGACTTGTAACCCTTATTCTAGATGTGTCTGCTCTAATTTAG
- a CDS encoding chemotaxis protein CheC, with the protein MSYKDLTSIQLDALREVGNIGVGNSATALSQLLNKKIDMTVPNINVISFEEIYNKIGSEEVVVGILVRVLGDTPGNILFIFSKSAAGNIIKDLTGVYENKLTDMGASVLCEIGNIISSSYMNAISKFTNLAIMPSVPAVTCDMLGAILSTTFIESGQYDEYVLDIETSFIQDETALSGHFYYVPMPGSLEKILNSLGIG; encoded by the coding sequence ATGAGCTACAAAGATTTAACTTCTATTCAACTGGATGCTTTAAGAGAGGTGGGGAATATTGGTGTTGGTAATTCTGCCACAGCATTATCACAACTTTTAAATAAAAAAATTGATATGACAGTACCTAATATCAATGTAATTTCATTTGAAGAAATATACAATAAAATAGGATCAGAAGAAGTAGTAGTTGGTATTTTAGTAAGAGTTCTAGGTGATACTCCAGGAAATATACTTTTTATATTCAGCAAAAGTGCAGCAGGAAATATTATTAAGGATTTAACAGGAGTATATGAAAATAAGTTAACTGATATGGGTGCTTCAGTATTATGTGAAATTGGAAATATAATTTCAAGTTCTTATATGAATGCTATTAGTAAATTTACTAATTTAGCCATAATGCCATCCGTACCAGCAGTAACTTGTGATATGCTTGGAGCTATATTATCAACAACTTTTATTGAATCTGGGCAATACGATGAGTATGTACTAGATATAGAAACTTCATTTATACAAGATGAAACAGCCTTGAGTGGGCACTTTTATTATGTGCCAATGCCGGGGTCTTTAGAAAAAATTTTAAATTCATTAGGAATAGGTTAA
- a CDS encoding response regulator, which produces MSTKVLIVDDAAFMRMMIKDILEKNGFEVVGEASNGLKGVELYKSEKPDVVTMDITMPDMDGIEAVKAIRAMDPQAKIIMCSAMGQQSMVMDAIKAGAKDFIVKPFQADRVLEAINKVVG; this is translated from the coding sequence ATGTCTACAAAAGTTTTAATAGTGGATGATGCTGCTTTTATGAGAATGATGATTAAGGATATATTAGAAAAAAATGGATTTGAAGTTGTGGGAGAGGCAAGTAATGGATTAAAAGGTGTCGAACTTTACAAATCAGAAAAACCAGATGTAGTTACTATGGATATTACTATGCCAGATATGGATGGTATAGAGGCTGTGAAAGCTATACGAGCTATGGATCCTCAGGCTAAAATTATAATGTGTAGTGCTATGGGACAACAGAGCATGGTTATGGATGCAATTAAGGCAGGGGCTAAAGATTTTATAGTGAAGCCATTTCAAGCAGACAGGGTTTTAGAAGCAATTAATAAGGTAGTAGGATAG
- a CDS encoding chemotaxis protein CheW produces the protein MQIVVFKIGKEQFAVETEKVKSITDTMQITRVPKASDYIKGLINLRGNVISLLNMHLLLELEEENKGEGRIIILELNQEDVGIEVDEVDEVLEIKEDIIKKLEENKEKPYIEGIINLGDRLITLINICKLIPNY, from the coding sequence ATGCAAATTGTGGTTTTTAAAATTGGTAAGGAACAATTTGCTGTAGAAACTGAAAAAGTTAAGAGTATAACTGATACAATGCAAATAACTAGAGTTCCAAAGGCTTCTGATTACATTAAAGGACTTATAAATTTAAGAGGAAATGTAATTTCTCTCCTTAATATGCATCTACTTTTAGAACTAGAAGAGGAAAATAAGGGAGAAGGTAGAATTATTATATTAGAATTAAATCAGGAGGATGTAGGAATAGAAGTAGATGAGGTTGATGAAGTACTAGAGATAAAGGAAGATATAATAAAAAAGTTAGAAGAAAATAAAGAAAAACCATATATTGAGGGAATTATAAATTTAGGTGATAGATTAATAACTTTAATTAATATTTGCAAGTTAATACCTAATTATTAA
- the fliM gene encoding flagellar motor switch protein FliM, whose translation MADVLSQSEIDALLSALSSGEVEPEQLQVEEEKQKIKLYDFRSPQKFSKEHLRTLELIHDNYGRIISTYLTGQVRNNVKVKIETIQQITYEEFIHSIPNPTMLTIFKMPPLNGTLLFETNPEFVYQITDVLLGGNGCRKNKSREFTDIDKNIMKRINDGLIYNLKLAWEDVLDVEPEIEGLETNPALNQTLAPNEPVALITFTVEMGNNSTFLNICIPYLSVEKFLDKLEIKYWFRGNVEEKETEGNTKIKKRLDIVSIEMLSVLGDVSLSVEEFLKLSTGDVIGLNTKSSDPVKIYIGDRPYYYAKPGIIGKNRGVQVLDIIDKDVESYE comes from the coding sequence ATGGCTGACGTTTTGTCCCAGAGTGAAATAGATGCTCTTTTGTCTGCCTTGTCCTCTGGTGAGGTAGAGCCAGAACAACTTCAGGTAGAAGAAGAAAAACAAAAAATAAAACTTTATGATTTTAGGAGTCCTCAGAAATTCTCTAAAGAACATTTAAGAACTTTAGAACTTATACATGATAATTATGGAAGAATAATATCTACCTATTTAACAGGACAAGTTAGGAATAATGTCAAAGTTAAGATTGAAACAATACAACAAATAACTTATGAAGAATTCATTCACTCAATTCCTAATCCAACTATGCTCACTATATTTAAGATGCCTCCTTTAAATGGGACCTTGTTGTTTGAGACTAATCCAGAATTTGTGTATCAAATAACAGATGTACTTTTAGGAGGAAATGGATGCAGGAAAAATAAGAGTAGAGAATTTACAGATATAGATAAAAACATCATGAAAAGAATAAATGATGGACTCATCTATAATCTAAAACTTGCATGGGAAGATGTGCTTGATGTTGAACCTGAAATTGAAGGGTTAGAAACTAATCCTGCATTAAATCAAACTCTAGCTCCTAATGAACCAGTAGCTCTAATAACTTTTACCGTTGAGATGGGGAATAACAGCACTTTTTTAAATATTTGTATACCTTATCTTAGTGTAGAGAAATTTTTAGACAAGTTAGAAATTAAGTATTGGTTTAGAGGAAATGTTGAAGAAAAAGAAACTGAAGGTAATACGAAAATTAAAAAGAGACTTGATATAGTTTCTATAGAAATGCTTTCAGTCTTAGGTGATGTATCTCTATCTGTTGAAGAGTTTTTAAAACTTTCTACTGGGGATGTTATAGGTTTAAATACAAAATCTTCGGATCCAGTAAAAATATATATAGGGGATAGACCGTATTATTATGCAAAACCAGGTATTATAGGTAAAAACAGAGGAGTACAAGTTCTTGATATTATAGATAAGGATGTGGAAAGCTATGAATAA
- the fliY gene encoding flagellar motor switch phosphatase FliY, with amino-acid sequence MNNGFLSQEEINSLLNGNNDVDTSSKNESSDTEILSDIEKDILGEVGNISMGSASTALSTIISQPVNITTPNVAITTLRELKSGFEIPNIALDVKYTSGIIGANLLVMKVTDAAVIASLMMGGDGHVENTLDLSEIEISAVSEAMNQMIGSAATSMATMFTREVNISPPTSKLWRDIGDKLSESIDDDETIVRVAFRLTIGELVDSKIMQILPVSTAKTIVNIMTNSDEYIEENSSLNNNQIDKESYVEDFTYHNSENLEYENHSNLSNAYKSMDEKPIESGAPANIKQATFETLNDENSNHTPRNIDLILDVPLNISVVLGRTKKSIKEVLELGVGSLIELDKLAEEPVEVLVNGKKVAYGEVVVVDENFGVRITSIISGEDRVKSLRNN; translated from the coding sequence ATGAATAATGGATTTCTATCACAAGAGGAGATTAATTCTCTTTTAAATGGAAATAATGATGTAGATACATCTTCAAAAAATGAATCAAGTGATACAGAAATATTAAGTGATATAGAAAAGGATATTTTAGGTGAGGTAGGAAATATTTCTATGGGGTCCGCATCTACTGCCCTCTCTACCATAATATCGCAACCAGTTAATATAACTACGCCGAATGTAGCAATTACTACTTTAAGAGAACTGAAAAGTGGTTTTGAGATACCTAATATAGCCTTAGATGTAAAGTATACTAGTGGTATTATAGGTGCAAACCTACTTGTTATGAAAGTAACAGATGCAGCTGTTATTGCAAGTTTAATGATGGGTGGAGATGGACATGTAGAAAACACCTTAGATCTATCAGAAATAGAAATAAGTGCTGTATCTGAGGCTATGAATCAAATGATTGGTTCTGCAGCAACTTCAATGGCTACTATGTTTACAAGGGAAGTTAATATATCTCCTCCAACTTCTAAGCTTTGGCGAGATATTGGTGATAAACTTTCCGAAAGTATAGATGATGATGAGACTATTGTAAGAGTTGCATTTAGACTTACCATAGGTGAATTAGTAGATAGTAAAATAATGCAGATACTACCTGTATCAACAGCAAAAACCATAGTAAATATTATGACTAATTCAGATGAGTATATAGAAGAAAATTCTTCCTTGAATAATAATCAAATAGATAAAGAGTCTTATGTAGAAGATTTTACATATCATAACTCAGAGAACTTAGAATATGAAAATCATAGCAATTTAAGTAATGCCTATAAATCTATGGATGAAAAACCTATAGAGAGTGGGGCTCCAGCCAATATTAAACAAGCTACATTTGAAACTTTAAATGATGAAAATTCCAATCACACACCTAGAAACATAGATTTAATTTTAGATGTACCTCTTAATATATCGGTAGTTTTAGGTCGTACTAAAAAGAGTATTAAAGAGGTTTTAGAATTAGGCGTGGGTTCTTTAATTGAACTTGATAAATTAGCAGAAGAGCCTGTAGAAGTTCTTGTGAATGGAAAAAAAGTTGCTTATGGAGAAGTTGTAGTTGTGGATGAGAATTTTGGAGTTAGAATTACAAGTATAATAAGTGGTGAAGATAGAGTTAAAAGTTTACGAAATAATTAA
- a CDS encoding flagellar biosynthesis anti-sigma factor FlgM, whose amino-acid sequence MKVNNISMNKLINLYDRKNQYNNTKKSTLERDRIELSDIGKKLSVENRNEIIDKERENRIREIKNQIEKGTYNRDSRLIAEKILDNIKGKNI is encoded by the coding sequence ATGAAAGTGAACAACATTTCAATGAATAAGTTAATTAACTTATATGATAGAAAAAATCAATATAATAATACTAAAAAAAGTACTTTGGAAAGAGATAGAATAGAGTTATCAGATATAGGAAAAAAGTTAAGTGTTGAAAATAGAAACGAGATTATCGATAAAGAAAGAGAAAATAGGATAAGGGAAATTAAAAATCAAATTGAAAAAGGTACTTATAATAGGGACTCAAGGCTAATAGCAGAAAAGATATTAGATAATATAAAAGGTAAAAATATATAG
- a CDS encoding flagellar protein FlgN, which produces MKEKLKDVLQREKGIFKELLGLLEEQHIFIVKNKSFDLESILEKIGDKNKEVAKIELERRSHLGDESMLDFVKRSEDEELELLYRDVKKLVYELKLQKETNETLVKQSLVFTNQLLNLLNPSKTNLKTYNSIGKVTR; this is translated from the coding sequence ATGAAAGAGAAACTAAAAGATGTATTACAAAGGGAAAAAGGTATATTTAAAGAATTATTAGGACTTTTAGAAGAGCAACATATATTTATCGTAAAAAATAAATCCTTTGACCTAGAAAGTATTCTAGAAAAGATAGGAGACAAGAATAAGGAAGTAGCAAAGATAGAACTAGAGAGAAGGTCCCATTTAGGGGATGAATCTATGCTGGATTTTGTGAAAAGATCTGAAGATGAAGAACTAGAGCTATTATACAGGGATGTTAAAAAATTAGTATATGAATTAAAGCTTCAAAAAGAAACAAATGAAACTTTAGTTAAACAGAGTTTAGTATTTACAAATCAGCTTCTAAATTTATTAAATCCATCTAAAACAAATCTTAAAACTTATAATTCTATAGGAAAAGTTACGAGGTGA
- the flgK gene encoding flagellar hook-associated protein FlgK: MSDLMSIFNIAKRGMNTHQKVIGVTSHNIANVNTKGYSRQHAEIQTTKPFGMPDMTSSISPGQLGTGSHVQSIQRVRDGFLDYQIRNESSTLGRYESREKYLNEIESIFNEPTEYGMSTMIGKFFEAWYGVSKQPEDSNARTVAAQQSDALAKELNHTYNQLKDLKANVRSEIKEKVFNINNVLAQLDDLNQQIMSVKISGMEPNDLMDRRDLLIDNLSKDFNINIDKKEFNSYNLSPGTLKGVPGNGEPLLVRKEPNFNVSRFSYVKGIESTQEASGEYSLKISYFKKGNANEEGKPIIIKGIKNKEELKEITRYIDECRVIWSDKDGKSYCEGKDIDLNAIRESGSINMDMFTERLGLFVPDSGELKGFMSVQKDVDKYMDQLNKLAKSIALSVNTIHSGKINPGSPKDKVVGTVDADYMPFFVNGEVARDKYDLENKLQGDNLKEVLDKEVEINAGNISLNKWILSDVMQIKTKTHDDEYAYSGDNKKDGESDGNRALAISRLQYTLIKIQGIKDTTTREEFIKSLTGTGENSKLIRSDLGLDVIENNINGMKIDAYFKDIVDELGIQTSEAHRIVINQKELLSGFSDARESVSGVSIDEEMANLVQFQHAYQASARMISVVDQLLDVVINGLIR; this comes from the coding sequence ATGTCAGATTTAATGTCAATTTTTAATATAGCTAAAAGAGGAATGAATACTCATCAAAAGGTAATAGGTGTTACATCTCATAACATTGCAAATGTTAACACAAAAGGATATTCAAGACAACATGCAGAAATACAAACTACAAAGCCTTTTGGAATGCCTGATATGACTTCTTCAATAAGCCCGGGACAACTAGGGACAGGCTCTCATGTGCAATCAATCCAAAGAGTAAGAGATGGTTTTCTAGACTACCAAATTAGAAATGAAAGTAGTACTTTAGGAAGATATGAATCTAGAGAGAAATATCTAAATGAGATAGAGAGTATATTTAATGAACCTACAGAGTATGGAATGTCAACTATGATTGGGAAATTTTTTGAGGCTTGGTATGGTGTTTCAAAACAACCAGAAGATTCCAATGCTAGAACTGTAGCAGCTCAACAATCAGATGCCTTGGCAAAAGAGTTAAACCATACCTACAATCAATTAAAAGATTTAAAAGCAAATGTAAGAAGTGAAATAAAAGAAAAAGTTTTTAATATAAATAATGTCTTAGCTCAGTTAGATGACTTAAATCAACAAATAATGAGTGTAAAAATATCAGGTATGGAGCCTAATGATTTAATGGATAGGCGAGACCTACTAATTGATAATTTAAGTAAGGATTTCAATATTAATATAGATAAAAAGGAATTTAATTCTTATAATTTAAGTCCTGGAACATTAAAAGGTGTGCCTGGAAATGGGGAACCTCTCTTAGTGAGAAAAGAACCTAATTTTAATGTTAGCAGGTTTTCATACGTAAAGGGAATAGAAAGCACACAAGAGGCAAGTGGAGAATATTCCTTAAAGATAAGCTATTTTAAAAAAGGAAATGCTAATGAAGAAGGAAAGCCAATAATAATAAAAGGTATAAAAAATAAAGAAGAATTAAAAGAGATAACAAGATATATAGATGAATGCAGGGTTATCTGGTCGGATAAAGATGGAAAATCCTACTGTGAAGGAAAAGACATAGATTTAAATGCCATTAGGGAAAGTGGCAGTATTAATATGGATATGTTTACAGAACGATTAGGATTATTTGTTCCTGATAGTGGAGAATTAAAAGGATTTATGTCTGTTCAAAAGGACGTAGATAAATACATGGATCAACTGAATAAACTAGCAAAATCAATAGCTTTATCAGTAAATACAATTCATAGCGGGAAAATAAATCCTGGTTCTCCCAAAGATAAAGTAGTAGGAACTGTAGATGCAGACTATATGCCTTTTTTTGTGAATGGAGAGGTAGCTAGAGATAAATATGATTTAGAAAATAAATTACAGGGAGATAATTTAAAAGAGGTATTGGATAAAGAAGTGGAGATTAATGCTGGTAATATATCTTTAAATAAATGGATCTTGTCAGATGTTATGCAAATTAAAACGAAAACTCATGATGATGAGTATGCATATTCTGGGGATAATAAAAAAGATGGTGAATCCGATGGCAATAGAGCTTTAGCTATATCAAGGTTACAGTATACTCTCATAAAGATTCAAGGAATTAAGGATACTACCACTAGAGAAGAGTTTATAAAAAGTTTAACTGGAACTGGAGAAAATTCTAAGTTAATAAGGAGTGATTTAGGCTTAGATGTTATAGAAAATAATATAAATGGTATGAAAATAGATGCCTATTTTAAGGATATAGTTGATGAGCTTGGAATTCAAACTTCTGAAGCACATAGAATAGTTATAAATCAAAAAGAACTTTTATCAGGATTTTCAGATGCAAGAGAATCTGTATCTGGTGTTTCTATAGACGAAGAGATGGCAAACTTAGTCCAATTTCAACATGCATATCAAGCAAGTGCTAGAATGATATCTGTTGTAGATCAATTATTGGATGTAGTTATAAACGGTTTAATTAGATAA